A genomic segment from Gracilimonas sediminicola encodes:
- a CDS encoding site-specific integrase: MASVSSFNDSLWRASISDKRRHKNAKQIYYPKDSFSKRQAKQSATALEHRHKDGEDDFDLWKVDVQVLNDKVTIRHVDGTQQMNVRELFDRWIETKKSELAERSITNYEQTAAPFLDEFGSLNIGSINTTTINNYVNQGKLNYRLNKKKLLSQLFDFGSEMYGIKPIKIEVESTKAERSEIKNKSFKDFLIEYECLQLASSFPDVITRRGKYPAEMYGYFFLLLFYFPRRIDDFIHLKPEWIEGKVVYIGDDDYLPKSQEIELTMPTEEALRLLNTVVDKYGKPGKQVFPFTYIGAYQVFKKVVKKLFPDRLVKLSPHKLRDSGIMYHLHELDMQPQELMSITGHANFASLEKYVHRSAKALIHQRKTDFNVKSMLQLKNKFMQGEF; the protein is encoded by the coding sequence ATGGCATCTGTCTCTTCGTTTAATGACTCCCTTTGGAGGGCTTCCATCTCCGATAAAAGACGGCATAAAAACGCCAAGCAAATCTACTATCCGAAAGACAGCTTTAGTAAGCGTCAGGCCAAGCAATCTGCCACAGCTTTAGAACACCGGCACAAAGACGGAGAGGATGATTTCGACTTGTGGAAAGTAGATGTGCAGGTACTCAATGATAAAGTAACGATCCGGCATGTTGACGGCACTCAGCAGATGAATGTCCGGGAACTGTTTGACAGGTGGATTGAAACCAAGAAGTCCGAACTGGCCGAACGCAGCATCACCAATTACGAACAAACCGCAGCGCCCTTCCTTGATGAATTTGGGAGCCTGAATATAGGAAGCATCAACACCACCACGATTAATAACTATGTAAACCAAGGAAAGCTTAACTACCGGCTCAATAAAAAGAAACTGCTTTCACAACTGTTTGACTTTGGCAGTGAGATGTACGGCATTAAACCCATAAAGATTGAAGTGGAAAGCACAAAGGCAGAGCGCTCAGAGATAAAGAATAAGTCCTTTAAAGACTTTCTGATTGAATACGAGTGCCTGCAGCTCGCATCCTCCTTTCCGGATGTTATAACCAGACGCGGTAAATACCCCGCTGAGATGTACGGCTACTTTTTTCTGCTCTTGTTCTACTTCCCGCGCCGGATCGATGATTTCATTCACCTGAAACCGGAATGGATAGAAGGCAAGGTCGTGTATATCGGGGATGATGACTACCTGCCTAAATCACAAGAAATAGAGCTGACTATGCCAACCGAAGAAGCGCTCAGGCTATTAAACACCGTTGTCGATAAATACGGCAAGCCCGGAAAACAAGTCTTTCCGTTTACCTATATTGGTGCATACCAGGTATTTAAAAAAGTGGTAAAGAAACTATTTCCAGATCGGCTCGTAAAGCTCAGTCCGCATAAACTACGCGACTCTGGAATCATGTACCATTTACACGAGTTAGATATGCAACCGCAGGAGCTAATGTCGATCACAGGCCACGCGAATTTCGCAAGCCTTGAGAAGTATGTTCACCGCTCGGCAAAAGCCCTGATTCACCAGAGAAAAACCGATTTTAATGTTAAAAGTATGTTACAGTTAAAAAATAAGTTTATGCAAGGTGAGTTTTAA
- a CDS encoding helix-turn-helix domain-containing protein — MKLTSINDRIAFALEKSALNQAELGRRTGVSEGTASRWVTGKSKPKDKETRKLIAEVLQVRLEWLEFGTDPMRSIKQANTLESIKDQLTQIRENLSHNEAREPTLDELKLRSQVRKELDELKRLNDQQIEKLIQ; from the coding sequence ATGAAACTTACATCAATCAACGATAGAATAGCATTTGCGCTAGAAAAATCTGCTTTAAATCAAGCTGAATTAGGTCGGAGAACGGGTGTTAGTGAAGGCACGGCCTCTAGATGGGTTACTGGTAAATCAAAACCAAAAGATAAAGAAACACGCAAGCTAATTGCAGAAGTCTTGCAAGTTCGTTTAGAGTGGTTAGAGTTTGGAACCGACCCAATGCGCTCAATTAAGCAAGCAAACACGCTCGAATCTATAAAAGATCAGCTAACTCAGATAAGAGAGAATCTATCTCATAATGAAGCTCGAGAGCCAACTCTGGATGAGTTAAAGCTAAGGTCTCAAGTTCGAAAAGAACTTGACGAATTGAAGAGATTGAATGATCAACAAATTGAAAAATTAATTCAGTAG
- a CDS encoding TIGR00730 family Rossman fold protein: MSEEQREFQKKSQANGYDRDIWSVFKIMGELVEGYDKLFQIGPCISIFGSARTKSDNEYYQLAIETADKITQKGFGVITGGGPGIMEAANKGAEVGKGKSVGLGINLPFEQGINQHVDPDFSINFNYFFVRKVMFVKYAQGFIVFPGGFGTLDELFESLTLIQTRKIDQIPIVLFGSEYWSGLVDWMEKTMKEWGTISDKDTDLFHVTDSTDEAVKIICDFYSQKEPMPNFYF, encoded by the coding sequence ATGAGTGAAGAACAAAGAGAATTTCAAAAAAAGAGCCAGGCAAACGGATACGACCGTGACATCTGGAGTGTATTTAAAATTATGGGCGAACTTGTGGAGGGCTATGATAAGCTGTTCCAGATAGGCCCTTGCATTTCTATTTTCGGTTCTGCCCGAACCAAATCCGATAATGAGTATTACCAACTTGCAATAGAAACGGCGGATAAAATCACACAGAAAGGGTTCGGGGTGATTACCGGCGGAGGTCCGGGCATCATGGAGGCTGCCAATAAAGGGGCCGAAGTAGGAAAAGGAAAGTCAGTAGGGCTTGGAATAAACCTGCCTTTTGAGCAGGGCATAAACCAACATGTGGACCCGGACTTCAGCATCAACTTTAACTACTTTTTTGTACGAAAGGTGATGTTCGTGAAATACGCACAGGGCTTTATCGTATTCCCCGGTGGATTTGGAACCCTTGATGAGCTTTTCGAAAGCCTTACACTCATTCAAACCCGCAAGATCGATCAGATTCCGATTGTTCTTTTTGGCAGCGAGTATTGGTCAGGTTTGGTTGACTGGATGGAGAAAACAATGAAAGAGTGGGGCACCATTTCTGATAAGGATACTGACTTGTTTCATGTCACAGATTCAACCGATGAGGCAGTTAAAATAATCTGTGACTTTTACAGCCAAAAAGAGCCTATGCCAAACTTTTACTTTTAA
- a CDS encoding PP2C family protein-serine/threonine phosphatase — MGLKNEAQSGYGTKKFYQEYVSGMSRERFSKELTADTERLKLVYKEAVEDIERQQGQQLPGHIKMLRLFSDLAQRLNPTRRLIFGLGSVSFVAYYVLNFLDIIQYFLIGDLLLPFSFLSMFMLLLIELLEKSDVQKEIDLAREIQLSLLPGTSLSKDNLEVYSFAHTAKEVGGDYLDVIETEKGTYVVIADVSGKGLSAALYMVRLQALVNLIIEKDHPSPKELFLQLNNYIKSNSKDKTFVTGCAAFFPNDEDHFEYIRAGHNIPIYYNKERDTTFKLKANGFALGMASTKLLDKNLEVKKFHFKPGDSVLFYTDGLNESRNERDEEYGEERIESLMEIYGSLHAKTIIGKVQSSLEAFIGSVSPLDDVTFTCVHRPEK, encoded by the coding sequence TTGGGTTTAAAAAACGAAGCACAGTCCGGCTACGGCACAAAGAAATTTTACCAGGAATATGTCTCCGGAATGAGTCGGGAAAGATTCTCGAAAGAACTCACGGCCGATACCGAACGCCTGAAGTTGGTTTATAAAGAAGCTGTCGAAGACATTGAACGGCAGCAGGGACAGCAGCTTCCCGGGCACATCAAAATGCTGCGGTTGTTTTCTGATCTCGCTCAACGCCTCAACCCCACCCGCCGGCTTATCTTTGGATTGGGTTCTGTAAGTTTTGTGGCCTACTACGTGCTCAACTTCCTGGATATCATACAGTATTTCCTGATTGGTGACCTGCTGCTTCCCTTTAGTTTTCTGAGCATGTTCATGCTGCTTTTAATTGAGCTTCTGGAGAAATCGGATGTGCAAAAAGAGATCGATTTGGCTCGGGAAATTCAGCTTAGCCTGCTTCCCGGAACGTCCCTAAGTAAAGATAATCTTGAAGTATATTCATTTGCACATACGGCCAAGGAGGTCGGTGGAGATTACCTGGATGTGATCGAAACGGAAAAAGGAACCTACGTTGTGATAGCAGACGTTTCGGGTAAAGGACTTAGTGCTGCCCTGTATATGGTACGGCTTCAGGCATTGGTAAATTTGATAATTGAGAAAGATCATCCATCCCCTAAAGAGCTCTTTCTTCAGCTTAACAACTACATCAAAAGCAATAGCAAGGATAAAACCTTTGTTACCGGGTGTGCCGCCTTTTTCCCCAACGATGAAGACCATTTTGAGTATATCCGGGCCGGGCATAACATCCCTATCTACTACAACAAGGAACGCGACACTACTTTCAAACTTAAGGCCAACGGTTTTGCTTTGGGTATGGCCTCAACCAAGCTTCTGGATAAGAACCTCGAAGTGAAGAAATTTCATTTTAAACCCGGAGACTCCGTTTTATTCTACACCGATGGGCTCAATGAATCTCGGAACGAGCGGGATGAAGAATACGGGGAAGAGCGCATCGAATCCCTGATGGAAATCTATGGTTCCCTTCACGCCAAAACCATTATTGGCAAAGTACAATCCTCATTGGAGGCCTTTATAGGCTCCGTAAGCCCCTTGGACGATGTAACTTTTACCTGTGTACATCGCCCTGAGAAGTAG
- a CDS encoding tetratricopeptide repeat protein: MKVFKRSSIAIVLALMATTVFAQTKTDAVKAYNAGYEEAKSGNYEAAIASYTQALTIARQLGPEGEDIVDRVEQQIPAAYFNKARSQYQEYQKSKSLEALDATISAFREVVQVGEEYNDERVTPIAKRNIPVLLYQKSVTLYSNDELEKAKEAVEKAIKENSNYAVAYYQKAKIIKRQNDTDGDGIIDQNVDELLNWYDQAIAKAEATNNSDIAEKAQEAAHDELLAVGTRQSEAGDTKTAMETLNRALNYDDESADVYYRLAEASNKAGSYEQAVEYATTALDHESGGKTDKAKIYFELGYAHQTLGNKSVACDAFTNALYGSFKSPAQHKMEYELKCETAR, encoded by the coding sequence ATGAAGGTTTTTAAAAGAAGTTCAATAGCGATTGTTTTGGCTTTGATGGCAACTACAGTTTTTGCTCAAACTAAAACAGATGCTGTGAAGGCTTATAATGCAGGATATGAAGAAGCCAAATCAGGCAATTATGAAGCTGCTATTGCATCGTACACACAGGCACTTACCATTGCAAGACAACTTGGTCCAGAAGGTGAAGACATTGTGGATAGAGTTGAGCAGCAAATTCCTGCCGCTTATTTCAACAAGGCCAGAAGCCAGTACCAGGAATACCAAAAGAGTAAAAGCCTGGAAGCTTTAGATGCTACGATCAGTGCTTTTCGTGAAGTAGTTCAGGTTGGTGAAGAATACAATGACGAACGGGTTACCCCAATCGCCAAGCGTAATATCCCGGTGCTGTTATACCAAAAATCTGTAACGCTTTATTCTAACGATGAGCTGGAAAAAGCTAAAGAGGCCGTTGAAAAAGCAATTAAGGAAAATTCAAACTATGCGGTAGCTTACTACCAAAAAGCGAAAATCATCAAGAGACAAAATGATACTGATGGAGATGGTATTATTGATCAAAATGTTGACGAACTGCTTAACTGGTACGACCAGGCTATTGCCAAGGCTGAAGCAACCAACAACTCGGATATTGCTGAGAAAGCTCAAGAAGCTGCCCACGATGAACTGCTTGCTGTTGGAACTCGTCAATCAGAAGCCGGTGACACTAAAACGGCTATGGAAACATTAAACAGAGCTCTTAACTACGACGATGAGTCAGCTGATGTGTATTACCGACTTGCTGAAGCGAGCAACAAAGCAGGAAGTTATGAGCAGGCTGTAGAGTATGCCACAACAGCTTTAGATCATGAAAGTGGTGGTAAAACCGATAAGGCAAAAATCTACTTTGAGTTGGGATATGCCCACCAAACTTTAGGAAATAAATCAGTAGCCTGCGACGCATTCACTAATGCTTTGTATGGTTCCTTCAAATCACCGGCTCAGCATAAGATGGAGTATGAGCTTAAGTGTGAAACTGCTCGATAA
- the tkt gene encoding transketolase, with protein sequence MPASKLDQLCVNTIRTLSIDAVEKANSGHPGMPMGMADASYVLWTKFLKHNPKNPNWFDRDRFILSAGHGSMLIYSLLHLTGYEVSLEEIKNFRQMGSITPGHPEYGMTPGVETTTGPLGQGFGTGVGMAMAEHFMSAKFNKEGHNIVDHYTYAIVSDGDLMEGVSHEAASMAGHMGLGKLIYLYDSNSISIEGSTDLAFTEDVPKRFESYNWHVVEIDGHNHDEITAAIEEAQSVTDKPSIIVCTTHIGYGSPNKQDSESSHGSPLGEEEIKLTKEAYGWDPDKKFFIPEEALAKFREEQEKGEKAENTWKEEVAAYEKAYTEEGKIFKAWVNRDLSSDLESKLPVFEEDAKGMASRAASGKVINAIKEIIPNLFGGSADLGGSTKTDIDGYGSYLPGNPTGRTIHYGVREHAMGAAVNGMALHGGLVPYGATFFVFTDYMRPAIRLAGLMKVPSIFVLTHDSIGLGEDGPTHQPIEHLASLRAMPNITILRPGDANETSHAWKAALENTTGPTLLVLTRQNLPTLSRSDENSASLVSKGAYIYSDAEKEVPDAILIGTGSELHLAVEAKAKLADKGIDARVVSMPSWELFEKQDASYKESVLPKAVTNRVSIEAGATFGWERYIGSEGTAIGLNSFGESAPYEELFEHFGITTDAIVEAAAK encoded by the coding sequence ATGCCTGCATCTAAACTCGACCAGCTCTGTGTAAATACAATTCGAACCTTATCTATAGATGCCGTTGAAAAGGCAAATTCCGGTCACCCGGGCATGCCAATGGGCATGGCAGATGCATCCTACGTACTGTGGACAAAATTTCTAAAGCATAACCCCAAAAATCCGAACTGGTTTGATCGCGATCGCTTTATTCTTTCAGCAGGGCACGGGTCGATGCTTATTTACAGTTTACTGCATCTCACAGGTTATGAAGTAAGCCTCGAAGAAATAAAAAACTTCCGGCAGATGGGGAGCATTACGCCCGGCCACCCGGAATATGGAATGACACCGGGAGTTGAAACTACAACCGGTCCCTTAGGTCAGGGTTTTGGAACCGGTGTTGGTATGGCTATGGCTGAGCATTTTATGTCGGCAAAGTTCAATAAAGAAGGGCATAACATTGTAGATCACTACACCTATGCTATTGTTAGTGATGGTGACTTGATGGAGGGAGTTTCCCATGAAGCTGCATCAATGGCCGGACACATGGGTCTCGGTAAGTTGATTTACCTGTACGATTCAAACAGCATTTCGATTGAAGGATCTACCGATCTTGCCTTTACTGAAGACGTTCCCAAACGATTTGAATCCTACAATTGGCATGTGGTAGAGATTGATGGCCATAATCATGATGAAATTACTGCAGCGATCGAAGAAGCACAGTCTGTAACTGATAAACCTTCGATCATTGTTTGTACAACTCACATCGGTTACGGAAGCCCTAACAAGCAGGATAGTGAGTCCTCGCACGGTTCTCCATTGGGTGAGGAAGAAATTAAACTTACCAAAGAAGCGTACGGTTGGGATCCCGATAAAAAATTCTTCATTCCCGAAGAAGCTCTTGCAAAATTCAGAGAAGAGCAGGAGAAAGGAGAAAAGGCTGAAAACACCTGGAAGGAGGAAGTAGCTGCCTATGAAAAAGCTTATACCGAGGAAGGAAAGATATTCAAAGCTTGGGTTAACAGAGACCTGTCTTCTGATCTGGAATCGAAGTTGCCGGTATTTGAAGAAGATGCAAAAGGAATGGCAAGTCGTGCTGCTTCCGGCAAAGTGATTAATGCCATCAAAGAAATCATACCAAATTTATTCGGAGGTTCGGCAGACCTCGGCGGTAGTACCAAAACCGATATTGACGGATACGGATCATACCTGCCGGGTAACCCAACGGGGAGGACCATTCATTACGGAGTAAGGGAACACGCTATGGGAGCAGCTGTAAATGGGATGGCGCTTCATGGCGGACTTGTACCATACGGTGCTACCTTTTTCGTATTTACCGATTATATGCGCCCCGCTATACGATTGGCCGGCTTGATGAAAGTGCCGTCGATATTTGTGTTAACTCACGACAGTATTGGCCTTGGTGAAGACGGCCCGACTCATCAACCTATAGAACACCTCGCCAGCCTGAGGGCGATGCCAAATATTACCATTTTACGACCCGGTGATGCCAATGAGACATCCCATGCATGGAAGGCAGCTTTGGAAAATACGACCGGACCAACGTTACTGGTCTTAACCAGACAGAACTTGCCTACATTATCCCGTTCGGATGAGAATTCAGCATCCCTGGTTTCTAAAGGTGCTTACATTTATTCGGATGCTGAGAAAGAAGTTCCGGATGCCATCCTGATTGGAACCGGATCGGAGCTCCACCTTGCGGTAGAAGCCAAGGCTAAACTGGCTGACAAAGGCATAGACGCACGCGTAGTGAGCATGCCAAGCTGGGAGCTGTTTGAGAAGCAAGACGCCTCATACAAGGAATCTGTACTTCCAAAGGCTGTTACAAACCGGGTTTCAATTGAAGCGGGAGCTACCTTTGGGTGGGAACGCTATATCGGGTCTGAAGGAACGGCTATTGGATTGAATAGTTTTGGAGAGTCAGCTCCCTACGAAGAGCTCTTTGAACATTTTGGCATAACCACAGATGCCATTGTTGAGGCTGCAGCTAAATAA
- a CDS encoding DUF5683 domain-containing protein, which translates to MTRSISLIFLIGLILGGQSFAQSFSSYQKFVPQHYSLKQSFSDSATDQNEYPEPKMVLRRSLMIPGWGQVTNKQAWKVPIVYGLLGGLTYYSIYLHKNYNDYRAAYYNLNPDTPDDNRFGPTPGYISPNSNLSSLRETRNFYRNRRDLVYVFIGLSYALNAIDAYVFAHLRPFDVSDDLSMNARLKPGVLAVRNTEPVPVLSLSINF; encoded by the coding sequence CAGAGTTTTGCCCAAAGTTTTAGTTCTTACCAGAAATTCGTTCCTCAACATTATTCGTTGAAACAGTCCTTTTCCGACTCAGCAACCGACCAAAATGAATACCCGGAACCTAAGATGGTTCTGCGGAGGTCCCTGATGATTCCCGGCTGGGGACAGGTAACCAATAAGCAGGCATGGAAAGTGCCGATTGTTTACGGTTTGTTGGGTGGGCTTACTTACTACAGCATTTACCTGCACAAAAATTATAATGATTACCGGGCTGCATATTACAATTTAAACCCGGACACGCCGGATGATAACCGGTTTGGCCCCACACCAGGGTATATTTCTCCTAATTCAAATCTGAGTTCGCTGAGAGAAACCCGGAATTTTTATCGAAATCGCAGGGATTTAGTGTATGTATTTATTGGATTATCATATGCGCTTAACGCAATTGATGCCTACGTTTTTGCACATTTGCGTCCTTTTGATGTATCGGATGACCTGTCGATGAATGCAAGGCTGAAACCGGGTGTACTGGCAGTTCGCAATACAGAGCCGGTACCTGTACTTTCATTGTCCATTAATTTTTAG